A DNA window from Fusarium fujikuroi IMI 58289 draft genome, chromosome FFUJ_chr11 contains the following coding sequences:
- a CDS encoding related to oxidase, with amino-acid sequence MQWHYFLSLFLCVGVYGFPSYLEGPVGKVVSARLSGKVNDAVRSHDKRLSLGLASKPIKVTGEHEFIPPNFEKGDQRGPCPGLNALANHGYISRKGVTSLVEVAGAINQVYGMGVDLATILATMGTVFVGNPLSLNPGFSIGNTASGSQNILGNLFGLLGTPRGLNGSHNIIEGDSSNTRDDLYVTGDASTMDMKLFQSLYDMASEEGTYDFDAFAKRAKLRFHETVATNPNFYYGPFTGMIARNAGYFFACRLLSNHTVGSTEDIMDLGTLKSFFAVHEKDGKLVYKRGWERIPENWYRRSVDYGLISLNLDLLNLITKYPELGSIGGNMGEVNSYAGVDVSNITGGVLNLTKLLEGNNLLCFVFEIVKTVAPNSLSTLFSIIATPLELITDALGSALLNLACPAFKDLTVGGQSFEDGIKDKFPGASLGSSVI; translated from the exons ATGCAGTGGCATTACTTTCTTTCACTTTTCCTCTGCGTTGGTGTTTATGGCTTCCCATCATACCTCGAAGGTCCTGTCGGAAAGGTCGTTTCTGCAAGACTCTCGGGGAAGGTGAACGATGCGGTTCGAAGTCATGATAAGAGGCTTTCGCTTGGTCTCGCGAGCAAGCCTATCAAGGTAACAGGCGAGCACGAATTTATCCCACCGAACTTTGAGAAGGGTGACCAACGAGGGCCCTGTCCTGGCCTCAATGCGCTGGCGAACCATGGATATATCAGCCGTAAGGGTGTTACAAGCCTCGTCGAGGTAGCGGGTGCTATTAATCAAGTTTACGGAATGGGAGTAGACCTGGCTACTATCTTGGCGACCATGGGAACAGTCTTTGTCGGAAACCCTCTGTCTCTCAATCCAGGCTTCTCCATCGGCAACACCGCCAGTGGCTCACAGAATATTCTGGGTAACCTCTTCGGGCTGTTGGGAACACCACGAGGTCTGAATGGTTCGCACAACATCATCGAAGGTGATTCGTCCAACACGAGGGATGACCTGTACGTCACCGGAGATGCATCTACCATGGACATGAAGCTGTTCCAGTCGCTCTACGACATGGCTTCTGAAGAGGGTACTTATGACTTTGACGCTTTCGCGAAGCGAGCGAAGCTTCGATTCCATGAGACTGTTGCTACCAATCCCAACTTTTACTACGGGCCTTTTACGGGGATGATTGCGCGAAATGCGGGATACTTCTTTGCTTGCCGGTTGCTTTCAAACCATACTGTTGGAAGCACTGAGGACATCATGG ACCTTGGAACACTCAAGAGTTTCTTTGCTGTCCATGAGAAAgatggaaagcttgtgtataAGCGTGGCTGGGAGAGAATCCCTGAGAACTGGTACCGTAGATCAGTTGACTACGGTCTTATCAGTCTCAACTTGGATCTTCTCAACCTGATTACCAAGTACCCTGAGCTCGGAAG CATCGGAGGCAACATGGGAGAGGTGAACAGCTACGCTGGAGTGGACGTAAGCAACATCACCGGCGGAGttctcaatctcaccaagcttctcgagggTAACAACCTTCTTTGTTTCGTCTTTGAGATCGTCAAGACCGTTGCACCAAACTCTCTCTCGACTTTGTTCTCTATCATTGCGACTCCACTTGAACTCATTACTGACGCTCTTGGCTCCGCCCTTCTGAACCTCGCTTGCCCCGCCTTCAAGGACTTGACTGTTGGTGGACAGAGCTTTGAGGATGGAATCAAGGATAAGTTCCCCGGTGCCAGCCTTGGTTCGTCTGTCATCTAA
- a CDS encoding related to integral membrane protein PTH11, translating to MKALGSLALVLALFQLGVSAAAAPEEPPTCGALCIEEEAIKSPCGLNTTCICTNVELNEKISVCVAANCTVRESLLVQSYSKHTCKAPSRDRTTLVWVIGIVFLILGLIGFGLRVMARVFVVKQTWGSDDWVMLFAVALMIPLNALSVQISRVGLGKDIWNVHPDDITDFLYLFYWDELLYLGALPVTKISILLFYLKVFPGKRIRMACWIFIGLNVAYFITFELISIFQCRPIEGAWRAWDKEFKAKCNNINLQGWFAAILNIILDVGTMVIPLKELYGLSMSLKKKIQLMLMFSVGIFVTIVSAVRLQSLASYATTSNVTQDYVEIGYWSTIEVPVGIICACMPAIRALFGIVFPKVFASTNRSKNSYANISESKQPTGDRKGGNTPQITIETEISTRYSRHHDDSSVIELTQMGREQGHEETAWTERRPAVPSEPV from the exons ATGAAGGCCCTTGGTTCGCTGGCACTAGTACTGGCTTTATTTCAGCTTGGTGTATCGGCCGCCGCGGCGCCCGAAGAGCCTCCAACTTGTGGT GCGCTCTGTATCGAGGAGGAAGCGATCAAGTCGCCTTGCGGTCTGAACACTACCTGTATCTGTACAAATGTTGAGCTTAATGAGAAGATCTCGGTTTGCGTCGCGGCGAATTGTACGGTGCGGGAGAGTTTGT TGGTTCAGAGTTACTCCAAGCATACTTGCAAAGCGCCATCTCGCGATCGCACAACGCTGGTATGGGTCATCGGTATCGTCTTCCTAATTCTCGGCCTCATAGGCTTTGGTCTGCGTGTCATGGCCAGAGTGTTTGTTGTGAAGCAAACATGGGGATCCGACGATTGGGTCATGCTTTTTGCGGTG GCTCTCATGATACCGCTCAATGCTTTGTCCGTGCAGA TATCGCGCGTGGGACTTGGTAAAGACATATGGAACGTTCATCCCGATGATATCACCGATTTTCTTTAC CTATTCTATTGGGACGAACTTTTGTATCTCGGAGCGTTGCCCGTCACCAAGATCtccattcttctcttctatctCAAAGTCTTTCCTGGCAAAAGAATTCGAATGGCATGCTGGATTTTTATTGGTCTGAACGTTGCATACTTTATCACGTTTGAGCTCATTTCCATCTTCCAGTGCAGACCAATTGAGGGCGCTTGGAGAGCATGGGATAAAGAGTTCAAGGCTAAGTGCAACAACATCAATCTACAGGGTTGGTTTGCGGCGATCTTGAACATTATTCTCGATGTTGGAACGATGGTCATACCGCTGAAGGAGCTTTATGGGCTGTCGATgtcgctgaagaagaagattcaGCTCATGCTCATGTTCAGCGTGGGCATCTT CGTCACGATTGTCAGTGCAGTCCGCCTTCAATCTCTAGCAAGCTACGCAACAACCAGCAACGTAACCC AGGACTACGTCGAAATTGGATACTGGAGCACAATAGAAGTGCCCGTGGGCATAATCTGCGCCTGCATGCCAGCCATCCGCGCGCTCTTCGGCATCGTCTTCCCCAAGGTCTTCGCTTCGACGAACCGCAGCAAGAACAGCTACGCCAACATCTCAGAGTCGAAGCAGCCAACCGGTGACAGGAAGGGCGGCAACACGCCGCAGATCACCATCGAGACGGAGATCTCGACCAGGTACTCGCGCCACCACGATGATTCTTCGGTAATTGAACTTACGCAGATGGGGAGGGAGCAGGGCCACGAGGAGACTGCGTGGACGGAGAGGAGGCCGGCTGTTCCGTCTGAGCCTGTATGA